From the Rhinolophus sinicus isolate RSC01 linkage group LG02, ASM3656204v1, whole genome shotgun sequence genome, one window contains:
- the LOC109454904 gene encoding ATP synthase peripheral stalk subunit OSCP, mitochondrial: MAAPAASGLSQQVQCFSTSVVRPFTKLVRPPVQTYGIEGRYATALYSAASKQHQPEQVEKELLRVAQLLKEPKMSASTMNPYAQRSVKVKSLNDMTAKEKFSPLTSNLMNLLAENGRLNNTPGVISAFSTMMSVHPGEAPCSVTTASPLDEVTFSELKMVLKSFLHKHQILKLEVKTDPSIMGGVIMRIGEKYVDMTAKTKIQKLSRVTWQVF; encoded by the coding sequence ATGGCAGCCCCAGCAGCATCCGGGCTCTCCCAGCAGGTGCAATGCTTCAGCACATCTGTGGTCAGGCCATTTACCAAGCTTGTGAGGCCACCTGTTCAGACATATGGTATTGAAGGTCGCTATGCCACTGCTCTGTACTCTGCTGCGTCTAAGCAGCATCAACCGGAACAAGTAGAAAAGGAACTGTTGAGAGTAGCACAACTCTTGAAGGAACCCAAAATGTCTGCCTCCACTATGAATCCCTATGCACAGCGTTCCGTTAAAGTGAAAAGCCTAAATGACATGACCGCAAAAGAGAAGTTTTCTCCCCTCACATCCAACCTGATGAATTTGCTTGCTGAAAATGGTCGCCTGAACAATACCCCTGGAGTCATTTCCGCCTTTTCTACCATGATGAGTGTGCACCCTGGGGAAGCACCTTGCTCAGTCACCACCGCATCTCCTTTAGATGAGGTCACTTTTTCTGAACTAAAAATGGTGCTGAAGAGCTTCCTACATAAACATCAAATACTGAAATTAGAAGTTAAGACTGATCCATCAATCATGGGTGGAGTGATTATGCGCATTGGAGAGAAATATGTTGATATGACTGCAAAAACCAAGATTCAGAAGCTAAGTAGGGTTACGTGGCAGGTTTTCTGA